The proteins below are encoded in one region of Xenopus laevis strain J_2021 chromosome 8L, Xenopus_laevis_v10.1, whole genome shotgun sequence:
- the rsph6a.L gene encoding radial spoke head protein 6 homolog A, which yields MADSSIPAALDPEELQIQNAKAFLLQTDKSGLSLYEHLSALLSQILSERPPNALEVFETLSTELHWSRLKQAPDALRAPREESHTYDKAKVHRALFTRGDGEGEDSEAEGEMTESPLPNLLDLAHLLQQGGVNLGRDEAVRISLALKRLTDTHPLQVCRFWGKILGSGGSYLVSEVQFREGEDDEAEEGGEEEEKGEVEDEVDEEENEETEDLPPKSTYRPPPLIPKEENGTGANKYVYYVCPEAGAEWVRLPPVTPAQIIAARKIRHLFTGNLDAPVITYPPFPGTEINLLRAQIARISAGTHVSPLGYYQFGEEEGEEEEEGAVRETYEENPEFEGIPVSELVESLSNWVHHVQHILPQGRCIWVNTSVKSEEEADEEEAEEEEKEEENEPEPEVGPPLLTPLSEDAEIGQTLPWTAFLSTHLIPHYALAVLRSNLWPGAYTVASAKKFENIYIGWGLKYIPEGYSPPAPPPPQAEYPSGPEISESTDPTVEEEQALKAAKEEAEAAAEEMEEEEDEEEEEDD from the exons ATGGCGGACAGTTCGATCCCTGCGGCGCTAGATCCAGAAGAACTGCAGATACAAAATGCTAAAGCTTTTCTTCTACAAACGGACAAATCCGGCCTCAGTCT GTATGAGCACTTATCTGCACTTTTGTCTCAGATTCTGTCCGAGCGCCCACCCAACGCTTTGGAGGTATTTGAAACACTGAGTACAGAGTTACACTGGTCTAGACTGAAGCAAGCGCCTGATGCCCTTCGTGCCCCGAGAGAGGAGTCTCATACCTATGACAAAGCTAAGGTTCACCGGGCACTCTTCACACGTGGAGACGGGGAAGGAGAAGACAGTGAGGCAGAAGGAGAGATG ACAGAGTCCCCTCTTCCCAACCTTCTTGACCTGGCCCACCTGTTGCAGCAAGGTGGTGTGAATCTAGGGCGAGATGAAGCAGTCAGAATATCCCTGGCTCTCAAACGTCTTACAGACACCCATCCACTGCAGGTCTGCCGCTTTTGGGGCAAGATTCTGGGCAGTGGGGGTAGTTACCTGGTATCGGAGGTTCAGTTCCGGGAGGGGGAAGATGATGAAGCAGAAGAGGGAGGCGAGGAAGAAGAGAAAGGAGAAGTAGAAGACGAGGTGGATGAAGAAGAGAATGAGGAAACAGAAGACCTGCCACCCAAATCCACATACCGCCCTCCACCTTTGATACCCAAAGAAGAGAATGGCACCGGGgcaaataaatatgtgtattatgtgtgtCCAGAGGCAGGAGCTGAATGGGTTAGACTGCCACCTGTTACCCCAGCTCAGATCATTGCAGCACGAAAG ATTAGACATCTCTTCACAGGAAACCTTGATGCCCCTGTTATCACGTACCCCCCTTTCCCAGGAACAGAAATAAACCTGCTTCGTGCCCAGATTGCCCGTATTTCAGCAGGAACCCATGTTAGCCCACTAGGATATTACCAGTTTGGAGAGGAAGagggagaggaagaggaggaaggggCGGTAAGGGAAACATATGAGGAGAACCCAGAATTTGAGGGGATCCCTGTGAGTGAGCTGGTAGAGAGTTTGTCCAATTGGGTACATCATGTCCAGCACATCCTTCCACAG GGCCGCTGTATCTGGGTTAACACTTCtgtaaagtcagaagaagaagcggatgaagaggaagcagaggaagaggaaAAAGAGGAGGAAAATGAGCCAGAGCCAGAAGTTGGTCCCCCACTACTCACGCCTCTTTCTGAGGATGCAG AGATTGGACAGACTCTACCATGGACGGCATTCCTCTCAACACATCTAATTCCACATTATGCTCTTGCAGTCCTCCGTTCTAATCTGTGGCCCGGAGCTTACACTGTTGCAAGTGCCAA GAAGTTTGAGAACATCTATATTGGCTGGGGTTTAAAATACATCCCTGAAGGTTACAGTCCCCCTGCACCTCCTCCACCACAGGCAGAATATCCCAGTGGACCAGAGATCAGTGAAAGTACTGATCCCACAGTTGAAGAGGAACAGGCTCTAAAAGCCGCAAAGGAGGAAGCAGAAGCAGCTGCTGAGGAGatggaagaggaagaagatgaagaagaagaagaggatgaTTAA